DNA from Deinococcus deserti VCD115:
CGTGCCGTACACCGTGGTACGCGGGGCAGAGGACGGTCCAACCCTGCTGGTGACCGCCGGGGTGCATGGCGCGGAGTACGCCAGCATCGACGCGGCCTACCAGCTCACACAGACCAGTCCGTCTGATTTGCAAGGAACGCTGGTGGTTCTGCCTATGGTTAATCCCAGTGCATTCTGGCAGCGCAGCATCTACGTGAACCCCATTGACGGGCGCAACCTGAACCGCCTGTTTCCGGGTCGTGCGCGAGGAACTTACGCCGAACAACTGGCTTCGTGGCTACACGAGGAGTTTCTGTCGCAAGCCGATGCGCTTATCGACCTGCATGGCGGAGACCTTGTTGAGGCTTTGAAGCCGTTCTCGGTCTACGTGCGGGACCATGAGCCGTCACGCCAGCTGGCGCTCGCGTTTGGATTGCCGCACCTGATTGCCAGCGACAGTCGCGGCATGACGTTTGAGGTGACCCGGACGCATGGTGTTCCCGCCATCATCGCTGAGGCGGGCGGTCAGGGCCTGCGTAGGGCGGCCGACGTCACCCTGCTGGTGAGGGGAGTTCGTCAGGGCATGCGTCACCTTGGCATGCTGTCATGCGACCTTGAACAGTCTTCTGAAGTCATCGAGCACGATGAGTTCGCCTGGCTTTCGGCGCCAGCTTCCGGCTTATGGCACCCG
Protein-coding regions in this window:
- a CDS encoding succinylglutamate desuccinylase/aspartoacylase family protein produces the protein MNTLIQSTPPGTVARGVLDAPLNTRTRVPYTVVRGAEDGPTLLVTAGVHGAEYASIDAAYQLTQTSPSDLQGTLVVLPMVNPSAFWQRSIYVNPIDGRNLNRLFPGRARGTYAEQLASWLHEEFLSQADALIDLHGGDLVEALKPFSVYVRDHEPSRQLALAFGLPHLIASDSRGMTFEVTRTHGVPAIIAEAGGQGLRRAADVTLLVRGVRQGMRHLGMLSCDLEQSSEVIEHDEFAWLSAPASGLWHPRVAAGDTVSKGQEIGTLRDINGNDLHTFGAPESGTVLFLVTSLAMNEGDPLLGIGVSSVPPVC